The sequence TGCACCAGACTCTGATGTATTATCACCGCGGGATGAAGCGAAAACAAAAGATGAACGCGCACAAGATTCTGGACGATTTGGGCCCCGCGCTTGACTGTCCCCGGCAAGTCCTTAATCGCGGACACGAGTTTCTTCAAAAATATCTGGATTCGCACTTGAGCAAGAAGGAGACTGTGTTCGAGGAAAAGGAATTCAATTGGAAGATCGTCGCCGAAGGGTTCACGTTCATCGTGAAAGGCACGGTGGACCACGTTCAACGCGAAGGCGATTCCCTCAAGATCATTGATTACAAGAGCGGCTTGAAAAAACCTGATGATCACAGACTCCAGCTAGCCCTGTACAAGATGGCGCTGGAAGAAATCCTTGGGGTCACCGGCATGCTGACAAGCAACTTTTATCTTTCAAGCGGGGAAGAGGTAACGCATCATTTTTCCCATGATGAGCTTGCCGATGTGCGAAGCCGGCTTCTCGTTGATGCTCGGGAGATAGTTATGGCGAATTATTCCAGAAGCAACGAGCCGGAGAAATGCGGGATCTGCGAATTCAAGAGTCTCTGCCGCTAGGAGGAATCGGCGCACGCTCTAATTATCTGCGCCCACGTCTGCGCGGGACATAATGCATGCCGCCGTGCCTGTTCTCATGTCCGTTGGTTTTAGTCGGTGTTGCAGATTTGGTCGGATTATCGCTCGAAAAGAGAGATGCGCATTGATCACAGAGAGTGCCTGAATTCACCTGTCTCCCGCATCTTTTGCAGAAAGTCGCTTCGCCGCTTCCACTGTACATCAGCCGCCTCTCGCGGATCCAGCCAAGGACAGTACCTCGTGCAATACCCGTCGCTGTGCTTAGCGCATCCAGGTTCTGGCCCGGATTCTCTCTGAGCCAGTCAACGGCCAGTTGAAATTCGGTTTCCTCTTTTTCGATGCAAGCCGGGCAAAGCGCGTTGTCGGTTCGCAAATATAATGAGCCGCATTTTTCACAGTTCGCGATCGGCATGAATTATCCCGCTTCTCTCCTTGACAAGTCCGGGATGCTCACCTGGCGCACGACAGCCGCCTCTGTCTCCTTTTTCCTGTGCCCGCTGGCTCCGATCGCCGTCCGGATAACGATGACCAGCAACACAGAGACAAGCAGGTATAGAAATGTTGCTCCTATTATGCTCCGCTGTATGGCGAGGGCAAACGGTATCTTGTTTAAGCTCCAGGAGAGCGGCAGCATCACCATGAACCAAAGAACAGCCGCCGCTGACGCAGCCGCATCGACGGAATCATATCGGATATAATACGCGCGAAGCTTTTTTCTTCTTCCCCGTGTCACCGATAACTCTTGGTGTCTTCCCACCGGCGGGCATCTTCTTCGGTAATGATTTTTCTGCGATCATCCCTAGTGCCGGGCTTCTTATCGTAGCCGAACGTGGTTATCTCGGCCATGGTATTGCCGTACGGATCACGCGACAGAACATACTGATACGGCTCGCCGTAATGATCAACCAAATTTTGCGGGTCAGTATATGGGCCGTTCCATTGGGACAACCCCGTACTATGGGCAAGCGCCTTGAGTCCCTCTTCGGTAGTTGGGAACCTCGCAAAATCGAGATAAAACATTTTCAGGGCCTTATCCAGTTGAAAGAAATCTTCTGAAGCCTTTTCCCAACCTGCTTGTATCGCATCATAAACGCGTTGCCTCTGCGCCTCTGGCAGAGCCGGTTCAACTTCAATTTGCTCGACCTCGCCTATACCGGCCAGTGCGGTAATCGCCTGAAAGTACTCGGATTGTTTCGTCCATTCCTCGACCAGAAGGACAATGTGCTGTAGCAGCTCCGTGGCGGTCAATTTGGCGGGTTCCGATCCGGCTGTCACCTTCAATGCCTGTTTGTTGGCGATCAAAACTTCAGGCGCCTCCATTCCCTTTGAGCTGACTGCAACCTCGCCTGATATCACCGAAACACTCGTGCTCTGCGTTTCAGGCTCAGCCTCTATCCGGAAAACCGTGCCGCGCACACCGGTAACTGCGGCTGGCGTCTCTATTATGAAACTGGAATCCTTTGTTTTCAGCCGGCCGACCTCCGACCATAATTTCCCCTTCGACAAATCAACCTGCACTTGCGTTGATTTCGTCTCCGGGTTTACTTCCAACGACTTGAGAGTATACGTCGTGTTACCTCCAATCCCGCTGATGGCAAGATTCTCCAGAGTAACCACTACTTCGGCTCCCGGGGAAGTCTGGATCTGGTCTCCCGGGTTGACGATCATATTTTTGCCGGCGGGAACTAATCGCGTAGTGCCTGCCTTCTTAATGTCGGCTTTTCCCTTGATGTCTTCGATTCTGCCCTTGCCCGGGACGGTCCCATGAGGATCGACGCGCCCCTTATCGACGTTATAAATTATGCGCCCGCCGCCCGGCAGCTCTGTCCCGATCTTGTAGCTCTTTTCGCCTTCATCCATGATTTTCCCGGGAATTCGCTTGCCGGCGGGCGTTTCAACCGCAGCGGCATGAATGGGTGAAGTGTAGATAGTGGCAGCCGCAAATGCTGCAACAAGAACAGCACCTGCACGAAGATGGGTGGAGGTTCTCATTTTTCGCCCCGCTGCCAGATTTTGCATTCTCTACAGTATACGCTCCGAAACCTAACAGACCAGTCCGATAAGCAAATCCATCACGTTCGTGCCGGTTCGCCCGGTAAAGAGCAAGTCGCCGGTCGACCGATGAAAACTGTACGAGTCGTTTCGATTGAGATGATCCATCGGATCAAGGCCCCGTTCGCATGCCTTGGAAATGGTTGAGTTGTCAACTATTGCCCCGGCGGCATCCGTTGGACCATCCGCCCCGTCAGTCCCAATAGCAGCGATTACCGCCTTATTTGCCTCCGCTAAACCGATGGCGGCGGAAAGCGCCAATTCCTGGTTCCGGCCACCTTTCCCAACGCCCCGAATTGTGACCGTCGTCTCGCCGCCCGCCAAGAGACAGGCCGGCGGGCTCACCGGCTGACCAGAAAGTTCGACTTCTTTAATAATAGATGCAAATACGGTGCCAACGTCCCTCGCCTCGCCTTCTATGCGCGAAGTGAGCAGCAAGGAATGGAAGCCGAGCGAACGGGCTGATTCTGCGGCAGTTTGTAAGGCTTTGCGGTTGTTGCCAATTACAACATTGTCCACCTTCGCAAAACAATCATCATCCGGTTTGGGAGTTTCAGGAATATGCCCCCGCATCCCCCTCTCCACAAGGCGTTGAACCGAATCAGGCACTTTATCCCAAATTTTGTACTTCCGAAGTATCGCCGCCACATCCGAAAAAGTTGACGGATCGGGCGCGGTCAAGCCGGAGGCTATGGTCTCGA is a genomic window of Candidatus Abyssobacteria bacterium SURF_5 containing:
- a CDS encoding glycerate kinase; the protein is MREAAESIARAAIEAVKPEVLIPRAVSLDGSLLRVHDLRIDLSHYRRIIVVGAGKATAAMAHALEGLLQERISGGVIVVPYDLASPLRNIEIFEAGHPIPDERGFAGAQALLSLLRHNAAENVLFVCLISGGGSALLPYPAEGVSLSDKQSTTKLLLECGATIAELNTVRKHLSKVKGGQLARAAAPARVISIIISDVIGDRLETIASGLTAPDPSTFSDVAAILRKYKIWDKVPDSVQRLVERGMRGHIPETPKPDDDCFAKVDNVVIGNNRKALQTAAESARSLGFHSLLLTSRIEGEARDVGTVFASIIKEVELSGQPVSPPACLLAGGETTVTIRGVGKGGRNQELALSAAIGLAEANKAVIAAIGTDGADGPTDAAGAIVDNSTISKACERGLDPMDHLNRNDSYSFHRSTGDLLFTGRTGTNVMDLLIGLVC